One genomic window of Gracilinema caldarium DSM 7334 includes the following:
- a CDS encoding lysophospholipid acyltransferase family protein, which produces MKQMGSLVRTIVFFTFFWLSVLILLPLGVLLFVLSLLGLKSFTDWVLIHLASWWAQGVIWGTGAQVTVEGLEHIPPRSGLCFIGNHPGDFDVILALAYIPRRFGFIAKKEVLFLPFVNLWVLLLGGLFIDRKNIAKGKRAIEQGAERIKKGASMIIFPEGTRSRGRGILPFKAGAFKLATLANAPIVPLVIHGSYSVWEETGLIQSVPVHLKFLHPIETAPLDAEARRALPKQVEALIREELDQLAG; this is translated from the coding sequence ATGAAACAGATGGGTTCTCTAGTAAGAACAATTGTATTTTTCACCTTTTTCTGGCTTTCGGTGCTTATCCTCTTACCCCTTGGGGTCCTGCTGTTTGTCCTTTCTCTGCTGGGTTTAAAGAGTTTTACCGATTGGGTTCTGATTCATCTGGCCAGTTGGTGGGCTCAGGGTGTTATCTGGGGAACCGGTGCCCAGGTCACCGTAGAAGGTCTTGAACACATCCCCCCCAGGAGCGGACTCTGTTTTATTGGGAATCACCCTGGTGATTTTGATGTTATTCTCGCCCTGGCTTATATTCCCCGACGTTTTGGGTTTATCGCAAAAAAGGAAGTGTTGTTCCTTCCCTTTGTGAATCTCTGGGTATTGCTTCTGGGAGGCCTCTTTATTGATCGAAAAAATATTGCCAAGGGGAAACGGGCCATAGAACAGGGGGCTGAACGAATCAAAAAAGGTGCTTCCATGATTATTTTCCCCGAGGGAACCCGGAGCCGAGGTCGCGGCATACTTCCTTTTAAAGCAGGGGCTTTTAAGCTTGCCACCCTGGCAAATGCTCCCATAGTTCCCTTGGTCATTCATGGCAGTTATTCTGTCTGGGAAGAAACGGGATTAATACAGTCAGTACCGGTGCATCTAAAGTTTCTTCATCCCATCGAAACAGCTCCGCTGGATGCCGAAGCCAGGCGGGCCCTGCCAAAACAGGTAGAAGCACTCATCAGGGAAGAACTAGACCAATTGGCCGGATAG
- the mfd gene encoding transcription-repair coupling factor — MNTLLFPALQNRIRKSQALQDVIAAFAGNRFPLELEGADGSFASILIAELASKAPGPILVVCPTEQEAEDVASDLAAAGQKPDLFPWWGTIPYRDLAPASATFGERSRILSLLCSNSLPLLVCSERAFLTPLPSAAYIASHLQTLRQGQKIDTVQLAETLTSYGYTRVPKVQVHGEFALRGEVLDIFMAGDTDAYRILFDFDKIESIKRFNPEDQSGLERVGQVVLRPLKEVLWTPERIETLQHNLLELDEFKDAKLDFLDVLAARKTFSGEELFYSLAFEKAATILDYLPESATVVFVDKERLENAQESLEREYEGLYRKARRERPVPAPSRILLTFKNLAQWAGRRVSFQTIKGSGEADATRLRLACDPPRSFFGNITYLKEEFANLSKEGWQIVVTAESESQALRLEELLKDLHVSVIVLPLATGFALPDIKLMVVQENEIFGRRKRIPRSLKHARSAAIDTFVELNPGDYVVHVNYGIGLFKGIERIKALGHERDYIKLEYADEEYVFVPIEQVNLVQRYIGNEGNAPRLDKLGSKSWENRKNRVKKSVEDIAQRLIDLYSKRKAVQGYAFPKDTEWQTAFEAAFPYEETEDQLRCVEEIKRDMESPFPMDRLVCGDVGYGKTEVAVRACFKAVMGGKQVAFLAPTTILAEQHYENFQERFAQFPVRLGMLSRFVDRAEARKTLEAVKKGEIDILVGTHRIIQKDVVFKDLGLLVIDEEQRFGVKDKERLKELKTNIDCLTLSATPIPRTLHMSLLKIRDMSLLTTPPYNRHPVETTIDEFNEDRIAAAIRREVERGGQVFYLHNRVESLDEVRRMLERIVPEMLIDIAHGQMDPHELEDVMHRFIHGGFHVLVSTTIIENGIDIPNVNTIIIDRADMYGVSQLYQLRGRVGRSDRVAYAYLFYPKDKALSELAMKRLQVISDFTELGSGFKIAMKDMEIRGAGNLLGREQSGDIYSVGFDMYLRLLDEAVQRLQDANYEVENETYLELEYSGFIPDSYIDSAQEKMEVYKKIAAIQSRDELEQVYAELLDRFGPLPDVVQSLLSLAEIRIICKDLSIASLKERGGMVRIEFAKVSRVKVDRLIRLMKESAGKVKLDPKQPNVLILQTGAIGLHEKSEFIREKLAALVE; from the coding sequence ATGAATACCTTATTATTTCCTGCATTGCAGAACAGGATAAGAAAATCTCAGGCCCTACAGGATGTTATCGCTGCCTTTGCAGGCAATCGATTTCCCCTGGAACTGGAAGGGGCCGATGGTTCCTTTGCATCTATATTGATTGCAGAACTCGCCTCAAAAGCCCCGGGTCCAATCCTGGTGGTCTGTCCCACTGAACAGGAAGCAGAGGATGTAGCTTCCGACCTGGCGGCAGCGGGGCAAAAGCCAGACCTGTTCCCCTGGTGGGGGACCATCCCGTACCGGGATCTGGCTCCCGCCTCTGCAACCTTTGGGGAGAGGAGCCGAATTCTTTCTCTGCTGTGTTCCAATAGTTTGCCTCTGCTGGTCTGTTCGGAGCGGGCCTTTCTGACCCCGCTGCCGTCGGCTGCATACATCGCATCCCACTTACAGACCCTGCGGCAGGGGCAAAAGATTGATACGGTACAACTGGCGGAAACCCTCACCAGCTATGGATATACCCGGGTTCCCAAAGTCCAGGTTCATGGAGAATTTGCACTTCGTGGGGAAGTTCTTGACATTTTTATGGCCGGTGACACCGATGCCTACCGGATCCTTTTTGATTTTGACAAAATTGAGTCGATTAAGCGTTTTAATCCGGAGGACCAGAGCGGTCTGGAACGGGTTGGCCAGGTGGTACTGCGGCCCCTTAAGGAAGTCCTATGGACTCCGGAACGGATCGAAACTTTACAGCACAATTTACTAGAGCTTGATGAATTTAAGGATGCAAAGCTCGATTTCCTTGATGTTCTTGCAGCCAGGAAAACCTTTTCCGGGGAAGAACTTTTTTATTCCCTGGCCTTTGAAAAGGCTGCAACAATTTTGGACTACCTCCCCGAATCGGCCACGGTTGTTTTTGTAGATAAGGAACGGCTCGAAAATGCCCAGGAAAGTCTGGAACGGGAATATGAAGGCCTGTATCGGAAGGCCCGGCGGGAACGGCCTGTTCCCGCCCCAAGCCGGATACTGCTTACCTTTAAAAACCTGGCCCAATGGGCTGGCCGGCGGGTCTCCTTCCAGACCATAAAAGGCTCAGGGGAAGCCGATGCAACCCGGCTCAGACTTGCCTGTGATCCTCCCCGCAGTTTTTTCGGGAACATCACCTACCTAAAGGAAGAGTTTGCCAACCTTAGTAAGGAAGGCTGGCAGATTGTTGTTACCGCAGAATCGGAAAGTCAGGCCCTGCGGCTCGAAGAACTCCTTAAGGACTTGCATGTTTCGGTGATTGTACTGCCCCTGGCCACTGGTTTTGCCCTTCCGGACATCAAACTTATGGTGGTCCAGGAAAACGAAATTTTCGGCCGCCGGAAACGGATTCCCCGATCCCTGAAACACGCCCGCAGTGCGGCCATCGATACCTTTGTAGAACTGAATCCCGGGGATTATGTAGTCCATGTTAACTATGGCATTGGGCTCTTTAAGGGTATAGAACGGATAAAAGCCCTGGGCCATGAGCGGGATTACATCAAACTGGAATATGCCGATGAAGAATATGTCTTTGTGCCCATCGAACAGGTTAATCTGGTCCAGCGGTACATCGGAAATGAAGGCAATGCACCGCGGCTTGACAAACTGGGTTCCAAAAGCTGGGAAAATCGCAAGAACCGGGTAAAAAAGTCCGTAGAAGACATTGCTCAGCGGCTCATCGACCTCTATTCAAAACGAAAGGCTGTTCAGGGCTATGCGTTCCCTAAGGATACGGAATGGCAGACCGCCTTTGAGGCAGCCTTTCCCTATGAAGAAACGGAGGATCAGCTCCGCTGTGTGGAAGAGATTAAACGGGATATGGAAAGCCCCTTTCCCATGGACCGGCTTGTCTGTGGTGATGTAGGATACGGAAAAACCGAAGTTGCAGTCCGGGCCTGTTTTAAGGCTGTCATGGGGGGAAAACAGGTAGCTTTCCTGGCACCCACAACGATTCTGGCCGAACAGCACTATGAAAATTTCCAGGAACGCTTTGCCCAGTTTCCCGTGCGGCTGGGCATGCTGTCTCGTTTTGTAGACCGTGCTGAAGCCCGAAAAACCCTGGAAGCGGTGAAAAAGGGGGAGATTGATATTCTTGTCGGGACACACCGGATCATTCAAAAGGATGTGGTCTTTAAGGACCTGGGCCTCCTGGTTATAGACGAGGAACAGCGTTTCGGTGTGAAGGATAAGGAACGGCTCAAAGAACTTAAGACCAATATCGATTGTCTTACCCTGAGTGCTACACCTATTCCCCGGACCCTCCACATGAGCCTCCTTAAAATCCGGGACATGAGCCTCCTTACCACACCGCCCTATAACCGTCATCCGGTGGAAACCACCATTGATGAATTCAATGAGGATAGAATTGCCGCCGCCATCAGGCGGGAAGTCGAGCGGGGCGGCCAGGTTTTTTATCTCCATAACCGGGTGGAAAGCCTTGATGAGGTACGCCGCATGCTGGAACGGATTGTCCCGGAGATGCTCATCGATATAGCCCATGGACAAATGGATCCCCATGAACTGGAAGATGTGATGCACCGTTTTATCCATGGGGGCTTTCATGTCCTTGTCTCCACCACCATTATTGAAAACGGTATTGATATACCCAATGTTAATACCATCATCATAGACCGGGCCGATATGTACGGGGTTTCTCAGCTCTATCAGCTTCGAGGCCGGGTAGGCCGTTCAGACCGGGTCGCCTATGCTTACCTCTTTTATCCTAAGGACAAAGCCCTCTCAGAGCTTGCCATGAAGCGGCTCCAGGTTATCTCCGATTTCACCGAACTGGGTTCGGGGTTTAAAATTGCCATGAAGGACATGGAAATCCGGGGGGCGGGCAACCTTTTAGGACGGGAACAATCGGGAGACATCTATTCGGTTGGTTTTGATATGTACCTCCGGCTCCTCGATGAGGCGGTTCAGCGGCTTCAGGATGCCAACTATGAAGTAGAAAACGAAACCTACCTGGAATTGGAATATTCAGGCTTTATCCCCGACTCCTATATCGATTCGGCCCAGGAAAAAATGGAAGTCTACAAGAAAATTGCAGCTATTCAGAGCAGGGATGAACTGGAACAGGTTTATGCGGAACTCCTGGACCGCTTTGGTCCCCTGCCGGATGTGGTGCAGAGCCTCCTGTCATTGGCGGAAATTCGCATTATCTGCAAGGACCTCTCTATTGCATCCCTTAAGGAGCGGGGGGGCATGGTACGGATTGAATTTGCTAAAGTTTCCAGGGTAAAAGTAGACCGGCTCATCAGGTTGATGAAAGAAAGCGCCGGTAAGGTCAAATTGGACCCGAAACAGCCGAATGTGCTCATCCTGCAAACCGGTGCCATCGGGCTTCATGAAAAGAGTGAGTTTATCCGGGAAAAACTTGCCGCCCTGGTCGAATAA
- a CDS encoding TatD family hydrolase: protein MPSDAHCHPFDMLTSQPHAEANRRALDLVVAASSWNASEFSYHEALAKEAIHNGGPLMALCFGVHPQLPLAKPDAVNASLDTLYQSAETGLLSAIGEVGFDFFDEPFRATEFRQEELFHLQLNLAIVKGLPLILHLRRAMHKIFRYAKDLARLPAVVFHSYSGTYEEALALKKRGVRVFCSFGTTIALNHRKTMRACALLPPEMLLFETDAPYQPLRGKTYSHYEDLFTVVKTAALLRAEAESSCCTEESLHAINDTNFKNIFCAKT, encoded by the coding sequence ATGCCCAGTGATGCCCATTGCCATCCTTTTGATATGCTTACTTCCCAGCCTCATGCTGAGGCTAATCGGCGTGCGCTTGATCTTGTGGTTGCTGCAAGCAGCTGGAATGCTTCTGAATTTTCTTATCATGAGGCTCTTGCTAAGGAGGCTATCCATAATGGAGGCCCTCTTATGGCACTCTGCTTTGGTGTGCATCCCCAGCTCCCTCTTGCAAAGCCCGATGCAGTGAATGCTTCTCTGGACACATTGTACCAATCTGCAGAAACAGGCCTGCTTTCTGCGATTGGAGAAGTCGGGTTTGATTTCTTTGATGAACCTTTTCGAGCTACAGAGTTCAGGCAGGAAGAATTATTTCATCTCCAGCTCAATCTTGCTATTGTGAAGGGTCTCCCGCTGATACTGCACCTCAGGCGGGCAATGCATAAAATATTTCGGTATGCAAAAGACCTTGCACGGCTCCCCGCAGTAGTTTTTCATTCCTACTCTGGCACCTATGAGGAAGCCCTAGCCCTCAAAAAACGGGGTGTCAGAGTTTTTTGTTCCTTTGGCACAACAATTGCGTTAAATCACCGAAAAACTATGAGGGCCTGTGCTTTACTTCCTCCGGAAATGCTCCTCTTCGAGACCGATGCACCTTATCAACCTCTACGAGGTAAGACCTATTCACACTATGAAGATCTTTTTACGGTTGTGAAAACCGCAGCATTGCTCAGAGCCGAAGCAGAGAGTTCTTGCTGCACCGAAGAATCTCTGCATGCTATAAATGACACCAATTTTAAGAACATTTTCTGTGCAAAGACATAA
- a CDS encoding DNA topoisomerase IV subunit A: MAYIKTLFDRNFIEYASYVIKDRAIPDLEDGLKPVQRRILHSLFEMDDGKFHKVANVVGHCMKYHPHGDASIGSALVVLANKDLFIDKQGNFGNIFTGDEASAARYIECRATPLAKELLYNPKLTPMVDSYDGRNKEPVVFPAKIPVVLVLGAEGIAVGMSTKILPHNIVEVLEAEKACLAGKKFKLYPDFPTGGLMDVSDYRDGNGKVVVRAKLDVSDPKRIVIRELPYGSTTESLIASVEAAAKAGRIKIQSISDFTTEQVEIEIKLARGVYSEETVNALYAFTECEQSISVNLLVIKDGMPTIMTVTEVIEYHAKQLVSILTKELELERSELLDKVHLRTLERIFIEERIYKAIEEMKTAEAVQKAVIDGFKPFMKEIGKRGVSPEDVEHLLKIPIRRISLYDINKAKAELKEIKARIAEIEGHLKNITAYATAFLDGIIAKIKANEDLGKGKRKTQIESFNRIDVKEVVKKDLELHYDAETGYLGTQLATGTMIAEVSPFDRILVLRNNGTYSVIDLPEKVFVGEHAWWVGIADKEALSKTVFSIIYKEAETGYPYIKRCVIEGWIMNKEYNLVPEGAQVLHIDTRDKGSLVVTYVPKPRIKVTKETIKLQDYLVKGLKAGGVRIAAREAAGVEVK; this comes from the coding sequence ATGGCTTATATTAAAACCCTCTTCGACAGAAACTTTATTGAATATGCTTCCTATGTCATCAAAGACCGGGCTATTCCGGATCTCGAAGATGGCTTAAAACCGGTACAGCGGCGGATTTTACATTCCCTTTTTGAAATGGATGATGGTAAATTTCATAAGGTGGCCAACGTGGTGGGCCATTGTATGAAGTATCATCCCCATGGGGATGCCTCAATCGGGTCTGCTCTGGTAGTTTTAGCCAACAAGGACCTGTTTATTGATAAGCAGGGAAACTTTGGCAATATTTTTACCGGTGACGAAGCCTCTGCGGCCCGATATATCGAATGCCGGGCTACCCCCTTAGCTAAGGAACTGCTCTATAACCCCAAGCTGACCCCCATGGTCGATTCCTACGATGGCCGAAACAAGGAACCGGTGGTTTTCCCTGCGAAGATTCCCGTAGTCCTTGTGCTGGGAGCCGAAGGTATAGCGGTGGGGATGTCTACGAAGATACTTCCCCATAATATTGTGGAGGTCCTCGAGGCGGAAAAGGCCTGCCTGGCAGGGAAAAAATTCAAGCTCTATCCTGATTTCCCCACCGGCGGCCTTATGGATGTTTCCGATTACCGGGACGGAAACGGCAAGGTGGTTGTCCGGGCTAAGCTTGATGTGTCGGACCCAAAACGGATTGTAATCCGTGAACTGCCCTACGGTTCAACGACGGAAAGCCTCATCGCCAGTGTGGAAGCCGCCGCCAAGGCAGGACGCATCAAGATACAATCAATTTCGGACTTTACCACCGAGCAGGTGGAAATAGAAATTAAACTGGCCCGGGGTGTTTATTCTGAAGAAACCGTCAATGCCCTGTATGCCTTTACTGAATGTGAACAATCCATCTCGGTGAACCTATTGGTCATCAAGGATGGTATGCCCACCATCATGACCGTTACCGAAGTGATTGAATATCACGCTAAACAGCTGGTATCCATCCTGACAAAGGAACTGGAACTGGAACGTTCAGAACTTTTGGATAAGGTTCATCTACGCACCCTGGAACGGATTTTTATCGAAGAACGGATTTATAAGGCCATCGAGGAGATGAAGACCGCCGAAGCTGTACAGAAAGCGGTCATCGATGGGTTTAAACCCTTTATGAAAGAAATCGGAAAGCGGGGTGTAAGCCCTGAAGATGTGGAACACCTCCTTAAAATCCCGATCCGCCGGATCTCCCTCTACGATATCAACAAAGCTAAGGCGGAACTTAAAGAAATAAAGGCGCGAATTGCCGAAATCGAAGGGCACCTTAAAAATATCACCGCCTATGCGACCGCTTTCCTTGATGGCATTATTGCTAAGATTAAGGCCAACGAGGACCTGGGGAAGGGGAAACGCAAAACTCAAATAGAGTCCTTTAATCGTATTGATGTTAAAGAAGTGGTGAAAAAGGACCTGGAATTGCATTATGATGCAGAAACGGGGTATCTGGGAACCCAATTAGCCACCGGTACCATGATCGCAGAGGTTTCCCCCTTTGACAGGATCCTTGTTTTGCGAAATAACGGTACCTATAGTGTTATCGATTTGCCGGAAAAAGTTTTTGTTGGTGAACATGCCTGGTGGGTTGGCATTGCAGACAAGGAAGCGCTCTCAAAAACCGTTTTCTCAATTATCTACAAAGAGGCTGAAACCGGTTATCCCTATATAAAACGTTGTGTGATCGAAGGCTGGATTATGAACAAGGAATACAATCTGGTTCCGGAGGGAGCTCAGGTACTCCATATTGATACCCGTGACAAGGGAAGTCTTGTGGTAACCTATGTTCCCAAGCCACGGATAAAAGTAACCAAGGAGACCATCAAACTACAGGATTATCTGGTGAAGGGACTTAAAGCTGGTGGGGTGCGAATAGCCGCAAGGGAAGCCGCAGGGGTGGAGGTAAAATAG
- a CDS encoding DNA topoisomerase IV subunit B, with protein sequence MTSKNSYDESKIKTLSSLEHIRLRTGMYIGRLGDGSNPDDGIYILLKEVIDNAIDEYIMGYGDAIDIEVKDGTVKVRDYGRGIPLGKLVECVSVINTGAKYNDDVFQFSVGLNGVGTKAVNALSSHFRVVAIRNGEFAEAVFKQGVLQQERKGKLKESQRDGTYVEFTPDREIFGDYQFNLEFIEKRIWNYAYLNAGLTLRFNGQIYKSEQGLLDLLKEETGSEVIYPVGYYKSERLEIAFTHTNNYGEEYFSFVNGQYTSDGGTHLSAFKEGFLKGIQAYFKKDYKSEDVREGTTAAIAVKLKNPVFESQTKNKLGNSDIRPWIVQEVKTAVEDWLHKNTEAAKQLELKIIANEKLRTELNVVKKEAREAAKKIALKIPKLKDCKYHLEDGPKGAESTIFITEGDSAAGSMVSSRDVMTQAIFALRGKPENIYGKKRTAIYKNEELYNMMMALGIENDVSGLRYAKIVIATDADFDGFHIRNLLLTFFLSFFEELVTQGHVFILETPLFRVRNKKETRYCYSEKERDEAVKALGSGCEVTRFKGLGEISPKEFGQFIGKDMRLVPVTINTLKAVPQVLEFYMGKNTPERRDYIMKNLIADVT encoded by the coding sequence ATGACTTCAAAAAACAGCTATGATGAATCGAAAATTAAGACCCTTTCCTCCCTTGAACATATCCGGCTAAGGACCGGTATGTATATTGGCCGGCTTGGGGATGGTTCCAACCCCGATGACGGTATTTACATACTCCTTAAAGAAGTGATTGATAATGCCATCGATGAATACATCATGGGCTATGGAGATGCCATAGACATAGAGGTAAAAGACGGAACGGTTAAGGTACGGGATTATGGCCGCGGCATTCCCCTGGGCAAGCTTGTGGAATGCGTTTCAGTCATCAATACGGGTGCTAAATATAACGATGATGTATTCCAATTTTCTGTGGGCTTAAATGGTGTTGGAACCAAGGCGGTTAATGCCCTGTCTTCCCACTTCAGGGTGGTCGCAATCAGGAATGGAGAATTTGCAGAAGCTGTTTTTAAACAGGGTGTTTTACAGCAAGAACGAAAGGGCAAGCTGAAGGAAAGCCAGCGTGATGGCACCTATGTGGAATTTACCCCTGACAGGGAGATCTTTGGTGACTATCAATTTAATTTGGAATTTATTGAAAAGCGGATCTGGAATTATGCATATCTAAATGCGGGCCTTACTCTCCGTTTCAATGGTCAAATATACAAATCGGAACAGGGGCTCCTAGATCTTTTAAAAGAAGAAACCGGCTCAGAGGTTATTTATCCTGTTGGGTATTATAAGAGTGAACGGCTGGAGATTGCCTTTACCCACACCAATAATTATGGAGAAGAATATTTTTCCTTTGTGAACGGTCAGTACACTTCCGATGGCGGCACCCATCTTTCTGCATTTAAGGAAGGGTTTCTTAAAGGTATACAGGCTTATTTTAAAAAGGATTATAAAAGTGAAGATGTCCGTGAAGGGACCACCGCAGCGATTGCCGTAAAATTAAAAAATCCGGTCTTTGAGAGCCAGACAAAAAATAAACTGGGGAACTCCGATATCAGGCCCTGGATTGTGCAGGAAGTAAAAACTGCCGTAGAGGACTGGCTCCATAAAAATACCGAAGCGGCAAAACAGCTGGAACTTAAAATCATTGCCAATGAAAAACTCAGGACCGAGCTGAATGTGGTAAAAAAGGAAGCCCGGGAAGCGGCCAAAAAAATTGCCCTGAAAATACCTAAGCTTAAGGACTGTAAATATCACCTGGAAGATGGACCGAAGGGAGCCGAATCGACCATTTTTATTACCGAAGGAGATTCAGCGGCGGGTTCCATGGTTTCCAGTCGTGATGTCATGACCCAGGCGATTTTTGCCCTCCGGGGAAAACCGGAGAACATTTATGGCAAAAAACGGACTGCGATTTATAAAAACGAAGAACTCTATAACATGATGATGGCCCTGGGTATTGAAAATGATGTCAGCGGTCTCCGCTATGCCAAAATCGTTATTGCCACCGATGCGGACTTTGATGGTTTTCATATTCGGAACCTGCTCCTTACCTTTTTCCTTTCTTTCTTTGAAGAACTGGTTACCCAGGGGCATGTGTTTATCCTTGAAACACCCCTGTTCAGGGTTCGCAACAAAAAGGAAACCCGGTACTGCTACAGCGAAAAGGAGCGGGACGAGGCGGTAAAGGCCCTTGGTTCCGGTTGCGAAGTGACCCGATTTAAGGGCCTTGGCGAAATTAGCCCCAAGGAATTCGGCCAGTTTATCGGCAAGGATATGCGTCTCGTGCCGGTGACAATAAACACTCTTAAAGCGGTGCCTCAGGTTCTGGAATTTTATATGGGCAAGAATACTCCGGAACGGCGGGATTACATTATGAAAAATCTTATTGCGGATGTGACCTAA
- the fusA gene encoding elongation factor G gives MSYTTDLIKNLSLAGHGGTGKTTLFERLLFAGGVIQKPETVESGKTVSDASPEEIERKISIYAALAHIDWKGKKINVLDTPGSSDFIGDVILSIRASEFTLVTVDARSGVQIETLKIWRILNARGKPRGIYITKMDDDRANFDATLQDIKEKLKIDPVPFFLPMGAGKDYKGVIDVLNEKAYFVQNDGLEKEGPIPAEYKDAVNEARQRLIEAAAEGDDTLMEHYINKGSLEAEEMHTGLIEALAEHKYVPVFCGVPLKNSGLIPLLDFVSDIGPDPRTASDTAVLPDGTEKAVAIDPEKPFAGFVIKTTYDQFSGKISWIKLFKGKLHADSEVFNVTENKKEKIGKLYICQGKKLEEVQELYAGDIGIITKSASLKTNETLTDPANPLTFVPLRLPEPVHSVAVNAVQKRDEDKLGEYLLRATEEDKTLRYEYNTETKEAVLSGMGELHVNIVLDKIKQNQKIEVQTHIPRVAYRETITKKAGAEYTHKKQTGGHGQYGKVVLEIAPLPRGEQYRFINAIFGGAISKGYIPGVEKGIHEAMNNGVLAGYPVVDVEVKLVDGKEHPVDSSELAFKLAARNAFKEAMKQASPTLLEPIMNLTVFVEDKYMGDVMSDLSGKRGKILGQQSIGGGIEEIRAQVPQAELLRYSIDLRSMTSGTGSFSVEFDHYAPISGKIAEEVIKAAQAFRVQEAEE, from the coding sequence ATGAGCTACACCACGGATCTTATCAAGAACCTATCGTTAGCCGGTCACGGCGGTACCGGCAAAACAACCCTCTTTGAACGGCTGCTGTTTGCCGGCGGGGTAATTCAAAAGCCTGAAACAGTCGAGTCAGGAAAAACCGTCAGTGATGCTTCACCAGAGGAAATTGAACGGAAAATTTCAATCTATGCAGCCCTGGCTCATATAGATTGGAAGGGCAAAAAAATTAATGTGCTGGATACACCGGGCTCCTCTGACTTTATCGGGGATGTGATTTTATCGATTCGAGCATCCGAGTTCACCCTGGTTACGGTAGATGCCCGCTCAGGTGTTCAGATTGAAACCCTGAAAATCTGGCGGATACTGAACGCCCGGGGCAAACCACGGGGCATTTACATCACAAAAATGGATGATGACAGAGCTAATTTTGATGCCACCCTCCAGGACATTAAGGAAAAACTGAAGATCGATCCGGTCCCATTCTTCCTGCCAATGGGTGCCGGTAAGGATTATAAGGGTGTTATCGACGTATTAAATGAAAAAGCCTATTTTGTCCAAAACGATGGACTAGAAAAAGAAGGCCCCATTCCTGCTGAATACAAGGATGCGGTGAATGAAGCCCGCCAGAGACTGATAGAAGCCGCCGCCGAAGGGGATGATACCCTGATGGAGCACTATATCAATAAGGGATCCCTCGAAGCGGAAGAAATGCATACCGGCTTGATTGAAGCGCTGGCAGAACATAAATATGTTCCCGTATTCTGTGGGGTACCCCTTAAGAATTCGGGGCTCATACCTTTACTCGATTTTGTTTCCGACATCGGGCCTGATCCCCGTACAGCCAGCGATACCGCTGTATTACCCGACGGGACTGAAAAAGCTGTAGCTATTGATCCGGAAAAGCCCTTTGCCGGCTTTGTAATTAAAACAACCTATGACCAGTTTTCAGGAAAGATATCCTGGATAAAACTGTTTAAGGGTAAACTGCATGCAGATTCTGAAGTTTTCAATGTAACAGAAAACAAAAAGGAAAAAATAGGGAAGCTCTATATCTGCCAGGGCAAAAAGCTCGAAGAAGTCCAAGAGCTGTATGCCGGTGATATTGGTATTATCACCAAGTCAGCAAGTCTCAAAACCAATGAAACCCTGACCGATCCTGCCAATCCCCTGACCTTTGTTCCTTTACGGCTCCCCGAACCGGTCCATTCAGTTGCGGTGAATGCGGTTCAAAAACGGGATGAGGATAAGCTTGGGGAATATCTCCTGCGGGCTACCGAAGAAGATAAAACCCTGCGGTATGAATATAACACGGAAACAAAAGAAGCGGTCCTTTCCGGGATGGGTGAACTCCATGTAAACATTGTTCTGGACAAAATTAAACAGAATCAAAAAATCGAAGTTCAGACCCATATTCCACGGGTTGCATATCGAGAAACAATTACCAAAAAGGCCGGGGCTGAATATACCCATAAAAAACAGACCGGCGGTCATGGCCAGTATGGTAAGGTCGTATTAGAAATTGCGCCGCTTCCACGGGGGGAACAGTATCGCTTCATTAATGCCATCTTTGGTGGTGCTATTTCGAAGGGCTATATCCCCGGTGTAGAAAAGGGTATTCACGAAGCCATGAATAACGGCGTACTTGCAGGGTATCCCGTCGTCGATGTAGAAGTAAAACTGGTTGATGGAAAAGAACACCCGGTAGACTCTTCTGAATTGGCCTTTAAACTTGCAGCCCGCAATGCCTTTAAGGAAGCCATGAAACAGGCCAGTCCTACATTGCTGGAACCGATTATGAATTTAACCGTCTTTGTAGAAGATAAATACATGGGCGATGTCATGTCGGATCTTTCGGGTAAACGAGGCAAGATTCTTGGTCAGCAATCGATCGGTGGTGGCATCGAAGAAATTCGGGCACAGGTACCCCAGGCAGAGCTCCTGAGATACTCTATCGATCTGCGGTCCATGACGAGCGGCACAGGCTCATTTAGTGTCGAATTTGACCACTATGCGCCAATCTCCGGTAAGATTGCTGAAGAGGTCATTAAAGCGGCCCAGGCATTTAGGGTGCAGGAAGCTGAAGAATAA